One part of the Epinephelus fuscoguttatus linkage group LG12, E.fuscoguttatus.final_Chr_v1 genome encodes these proteins:
- the LOC125898791 gene encoding histone H2B 3-like has product MPDATSKTPAGRKGSKKAAAKTTKGNKKRRSKKRRESYAIYVYKVLKQVHPDTGISSKAMGIMNSFVSDIFERIAGEASRLAHYNKRSTITSREIQTAVRLLLPGELAKHAVSEGTKAVTKYTSSK; this is encoded by the coding sequence ATGCCTGACGCAACAAGCAAAACTCCAGCGGGCCGGAAGGGCTCAAAGAAAGCCGCGGCTAAAACCACCAAGGGCAACAAGAAGAGGAGGTccaagaagaggagggagagctACGCCATCTACGTGTACAAGGTGCTCAAGCAGGTCCACCCCGACACCGGCATCTCCTCCAAGGCCATGGGCATCATGAACTCCTTCGTCAGCGACATCTTTGAGCGCATCGCCGGTGAGGCCTCCCGTCTGGCTCACTACAACAAGCGCTCCACCATCACTTCCAGGGAGATCCAGACCGCCGTCCGCCTCCTGCTGCCCGGGGAGCTGGCCAAGCACGCCGTGTCTGAGGGCACCAAGGCCGTCACCAAGTACACCAGCTCCAAGTAA